The Brassica oleracea var. oleracea cultivar TO1000 chromosome C7, BOL, whole genome shotgun sequence sequence AGGTGAAAATTATGAAACTATAATGATATAAATCAAATTGGATTTAGGGTTAGTCTCGGGTTTTAATGATTTTTCAAATATGAATATTTTTAAAAACCTAAATCAAATTATCGGATGACTGGATTAACCGATTTGACCACATGTTCTGGTTGAATTTAAAAGTACTGATTTAAATGCAAAAAATATTTTAAATACACAAAATTCTTACAAATTAACAAACTATTTGTTAAATTATTAGTGCTTAAAATAATCCGCGCTTGCAAAGCGCGGGTCAATATCTAGTTTTGTATATTATTAGAGTTGACACCTTAATAAACATAATAAATCTATGGTTCTAAGTACATTTTTATTTATTACAAAAATATGATTTTGAAAATATAGATTTATTTCCATTATACACTACTGCAAAAGGAAATAATAAGTCAAAGTTGATGTAGGTTACCATCTGTAACGTGATTGTTGGTACAGTGTATTATGCACCATATATGATTAGGAATAGAAACAGGGACCAAACAAAAAAGGGAAAACAAAAAATCACAAATAAAATTTTCAATATAAAAGCTATAGCGTATCATGAAAATTGATTTGTTTTTAAACGTCTGTTAAGGTTTATCTCTAGAATAAACAAACTTTCGTCTTTATCGATGCTAGTTTGTGTGGTTATAAAAACATAATCTACGACTTCAAGTTAATAGTATATTATCATTCTAGTTTTGGTCTAACTTTTTATATATTTGTAACAGAATTGCTTAGAAAATGAGCATAGGAGAGAAAACCAGTGGTGGTTCATCGTGGAGCAGGGATGATGATATTGCTTTTGAGAAAGCTCTAGCAATTTATGCCGACGAAACTGAGAATCGCTGGGAAAAGATTGCTGGATTTGTTCATGGAAAAACATTGGAGCAAGTTTTAAAACGTTACGAGGTTTTACTTCGTGATGTTATGATGATTGAATCAAGCTATGTATCTCTTCCTGAGTATGATTCTTCAGAAGGAACACATGCCAAAGATACAAACATTTCGGAGTATGGCATCATCAATCGAACATGTGAGTATACGCAAGAATGCAAACCAAAACCAAAGCAAAGACGACGTAAGGGGATTGCGTGGACACCGGATGAACACAGGTTACTACTACGTACTATTCACTTATTTGTTAAATGATATTTTTTTATGATAGAAAAAACATTGTTGTTTTCTTGTATGGTATTTGGTTTTTTGGTAAAACTTGTATGGTATGTTTTTACAGTGTTGATATATATATTTTTCCCATATTTTTTCAGTGTTGATATATATACCTTTTGTTTATTGATATATTTATAAGATATTGAATCTTGTGATGTTTTTTCGTGAACAGCCAGTTTCTTATTGGTCTGGAAAAATATGGAAAAGGTGATTGGCGTAGTATTTCTCGTCACTTGGTAGTGACAAGAACACCGACTCAAGTCGCAAGTCATGCTCAGAAATACTTCTCGCGTCTTAACTCTAAGAACAAAAACAAAACGAGACAAAGAATTCATGACCGTGACGTCGGAAGCAGCAACACCTCAGCAATGCAAAGTCCAAACACATGGCAAAACACTCAAGCCACTTCGCAACCATCACAAGACCATCATCCTACATATAGCACACCAACCCTATGGAACACACAAGCTACTTTACAACAATCACAAGACCATCCTATGTATGGTACACCCACCAAATGGAACATGCAAGCCGCTTCGCAACCATCGGTGAATATACCTATCTATGGCACCCACACCGTAAACCAATCAATGGTTGGACGTATGGTCTCACCATTCGGAAGTAACATGAACCGCTTGGCTCCACCTCACATTTTTTACGGAGTTCAACATCATTCAGCACCTTACTCCTCGGTTTCAAGAGCACCTTACTCCTCGGTTCCTAGTGCACCGTTTAACATGGCAGCTTCGTACAACATGACATATGCACCTACATCTCGTTAGATAGGTCTGAGCCTCTGTTTTATATGCTTGTTAAGGTGTAAAATGGTATAAAGAAACTTAATATTCAGTTTGACTTGTTATTTCAAATGATTAAACAAGTTATTTTCCCGTGTTTATGCACGAATATAAATATTTACAAATAAATATATTAAAAATTAAAAATATTATAATTGTAATTTTAATTATTTTGTAATTTATGTATATAATTTATTTTAAATAATATTATATTATTTTAAGAGAAATCTCTAGGATATCACTATTTTCTTTTTTAAATATAGCATACAAGGATCACGATGATAAAAATATTTCATTACAAAGTTAAATAAACAATTATATCCATAGAGTAAACTAATATAAAATGTTTAGATTACGCGTTCATTGCTTATGTTCGTCATCTGCTACTCGAGGGAGCGGTTGCTCAGATGGGCTATCTCCGGTAAAGTTCCTTGGTGGAAGCAAAACAAAGAAGTGTCGCCGCAAATCTAGAGAAGAAGAAGAAAACAAGCAGAACC is a genomic window containing:
- the LOC106305454 gene encoding transcription factor DIVARICATA, with the translated sequence MSIGEKTSGGSSWSRDDDIAFEKALAIYADETENRWEKIAGFVHGKTLEQVLKRYEVLLRDVMMIESSYVSLPEYDSSEGTHAKDTNISEYGIINRTCEYTQECKPKPKQRRRKGIAWTPDEHSQFLIGLEKYGKGDWRSISRHLVVTRTPTQVASHAQKYFSRLNSKNKNKTRQRIHDRDVGSSNTSAMQSPNTWQNTQATSQPSQDHHPTYSTPTLWNTQATLQQSQDHPMYGTPTKWNMQAASQPSVNIPIYGTHTVNQSMVGRMVSPFGSNMNRLAPPHIFYGVQHHSAPYSSVSRAPYSSVPSAPFNMAASYNMTYAPTSR